The proteins below are encoded in one region of Salvelinus namaycush isolate Seneca chromosome 32, SaNama_1.0, whole genome shotgun sequence:
- the LOC120027095 gene encoding transmembrane protein 200A-like translates to MKTQKAGDPGGQTPSSPSPRQRMSGFSLRGRKKEGLIRGELRIRSMPGAFLVLGVIVVVVGTALAVAGYWPYRTQRSQLLGVGQQGSGSVDGAGGVRGGGVSEPHERMKLLGPVIMGVGLFILICANTVLYENRDRETQMLLAQMRSVICSVSAAMPSADLSDMAAANSMARHYQWVSSLPATHLNILYLQQLASSEPLLQTTRDSREEERATDRMYQQATVQTEALHHQDSASTPSLHSSHSNSCNSSKMGFNTGRAGGGGGPRVRGFSPDPQPAHLFKLNNCLLSASSMSTLGGDDWERSEVTATLPRRSHSLSYRTNPGPHGPQTVIRLQEGAMRPGGPGADPQRVRSEPSSDVCVNMIGCGGVEPPELTPIEEQRHCSWPRLDLGCARRYLKLDNKEDSVDRLLDQLEQQCSQWDNSFGSGPFQ, encoded by the exons ATGAAGACCCAGAAGGCCGGGGACCCCGGGGGCCAGACGCCAAGCTCTCCTTCCCCACGCCAACGGATGTCTGGTTTCAGCCTGCGGGGTCGGAAGAAGGAGGGCCTGATCCGCGGGGAGCTACGCATCCGCTCCATGCCAGGAGCCTTCCTGGTGCTGGGGGTCATCGTGGTGGTGGTGGGCACGGCCCTGGCAGTGGCTGGGTACTGGCCCTACCGGACCCAGCGTTCCCAGCTGCTAGGAGTTGGACAACAAGGCTCTGGTTCTGTAGACGGGGCAGGAGGAGTTAGAGGTGGGGGTGTCTCTGAACCCCA TGAACGGATGAAGCTCCTGGGACCAGTCATCATGGGCGTGGGGCTGTTCATCCTCATCTGTGCCAACACGGTGCTGTACGAGAACCGCGACAGGGAGACCCAGATGCTGCTGGCCCAGATGCGGAGCGTCATCTGTTCGGTGTCGGCGGCCATGCCCTCGGCCGACCTCTCAGACATGGCAGCAGCCAACTCCATGGCCAGACACTACCAGTGGGTGAGCAGTCTGCCTGCCACCCACCTTAACATCCTCTATCTGCAGCAGCTAGCCAGCTCAGAGCCCCTGCTGCAGACGACCAGAgacagcagagaggaggagagggcaacTGACCGTATGTACCAGCAGGCCACCGTACAGACGGAGGCTCTACACCACCAGGACTCAGCCTCCAccccttccctccactcctcccacTCCAACTCATGCAACTCCAGCAAGATGGGCTTCAACACGGGGAGGgccggtggtggtggtgggccaaGGGTACGGGGCTTCAGCCCGGACCCCCAGCCCGCTCACCTCTTTAAGCTCAACAACTGTCTGTTGTCAGCCAGCTCCATGTCTACTCTTGGAGGGGATGACTGGGAGAGGTCGGAGGTCACGGCCACGCTGCCCAGGCGCTCCCACAGTCTGAGCTACAGGACTAACCCCGGCCCTCACGGGCCCCAGACTGTAATACGTCTACAGGAAGGGGCCATGCGACCCGGGGGACCTGGGGCAGACCCACAGAGAGTGCGGAGTGAGCCCAGCTCAGACGTGTGTGTGAACATGATTGGGTGTGGCGGTGTGGAGCCCCCGGAGCTCACCCCCATAGAGGAGCAGAGGCACTGCAGCTGGCCCCGGTTAGACCTGGGCTGTGCCCGCAGGTACCTGAAGCTGGACAATAAGGAGGACTCGGTGGACAGACTGCTAGACCAGTTGGAGCAGCAGTGTTCTCAGTGGGATAACAGTTTCGGCTCAGGGCCTTTCCAGTGA